In Triticum aestivum cultivar Chinese Spring chromosome 5B, IWGSC CS RefSeq v2.1, whole genome shotgun sequence, the following proteins share a genomic window:
- the LOC123115123 gene encoding uncharacterized protein: protein MEQQIHPSPPLILIPAVRNGHQASMQSPSHSPQIQGHGFLFVLSSRLQYKGTRLRVLVSVVVNRDLALPEICRLNRTGTKRRRAKPKSGNENIIEESNVTTNIGHDAIGCKRPKREVARSNFSEKALELSEEDSLVTPKKIRIEEETEAVMLTRTGINYVLCEARPGASSASSTGHRCFLPCSSAPNPTPCFFRPDLCFGSRI from the exons ATGGAGCAGCAAATCCATCCCTCGCCCCCTTTGATTCTGATCCCTGCAGTCCGCAACGGGCATCAGGCATCGATGCAATCTCCAAGCCACAGCCCACAGATTCAG GGACATGGTTTTCTTTTCGTACTGTCCAGCAGGCTGCAGTACAAAGGTACAAGACTAA GAGTCTTGGTTTCGGTGGTGGTGAATCGTGATCTGGCCTTGCCGGAGATTTGTAGATTGAACCGGACAG GAACAAAGAGACGACGAGCAAAGCCTAAAAGCGGAAATGAGAATATAATTGAGGAGAGCAATGTTACCACCAATATTGGTCATGATGCCATTGGCTGCAAGAGACCAAAAAGAGAAGTTGCCCGTTCGAATTTCAGTGAGAAGGCACTTGAATTATCTGAAGAAGATTCACTTGTCACACCCAAGAAAATCAGAATTGAGGAGGAAACGGAGGCAGTTATGTTGACAAGAACAGGAATCAATTATGTACTATGTGAGGCTCGACCAGGTGCTTCGTCCGCGTCCTCTACCGGCCATCGGTGTTTTCTACCTTGCTCAAGTGCTCCCAACCCGACGCCGTGCTTTTTCCGTCCGGATCTTTGCTTTGGATCAAGGATATAG